From a single Fusobacterium ulcerans ATCC 49185 genomic region:
- a CDS encoding MFS transporter has protein sequence MEVKKQMTRFFILYFCVNLINNLIHPVTPAYVESLNMPDYVFGLLFATMSFSNFLFSPFWGELSDRKGRVTVIRICMTGYALGQLGFATCNDLAFILFFRFFAGIFSGGFLVTALAYISDMTEGHERTKNLSFFAALVTMAVSVGFFVGGFLGKLNIYYTFMLQIPLLLIETFLFKIFLPESLSEEKRIKEKINFKKIIKIIDIEKGKDILTFPIIVFFIGVILTEFSRVGFNNSFNFYIKSALKLPPSYNGGIMGMIGILGLFTNLTINMWLANKFDLRKVFPIILFSNSIMGVFVLLFSSKVFIFFVFSVLFYIFNAIYVPIQQSLFTKGQSSNYGLLSGYFNSAKSFGMITGSLFTGFIYEINKLLPFAAVTIVLTLAGASYTYNYFQYKKLDKKS, from the coding sequence TTGGAAGTAAAAAAACAAATGACAAGATTCTTTATTCTCTACTTTTGTGTCAATCTTATTAATAATCTTATCCACCCTGTTACTCCTGCATATGTAGAATCTTTAAATATGCCTGACTATGTTTTCGGCTTATTATTTGCTACAATGTCCTTTTCAAATTTTCTTTTTTCTCCTTTTTGGGGGGAGTTAAGTGACAGAAAAGGAAGAGTTACAGTTATAAGAATATGTATGACTGGATATGCACTTGGACAGCTTGGATTTGCTACTTGTAACGATTTGGCATTTATTCTATTCTTTAGATTTTTTGCTGGGATATTCTCAGGAGGATTTTTAGTTACTGCTCTTGCATATATTTCTGATATGACTGAAGGGCATGAGAGGACAAAAAATCTGTCTTTCTTTGCTGCTCTAGTTACAATGGCAGTATCTGTAGGATTTTTTGTAGGAGGATTCTTAGGAAAATTAAATATTTATTACACTTTTATGCTTCAGATTCCTTTGCTCCTTATTGAAACTTTCCTATTTAAAATCTTTCTTCCAGAAAGTCTAAGCGAAGAAAAGAGAATAAAAGAAAAAATAAATTTTAAAAAAATAATAAAAATAATAGATATAGAAAAAGGAAAGGATATTCTTACTTTCCCTATCATAGTCTTTTTTATAGGTGTCATCCTTACTGAATTTTCAAGAGTCGGTTTTAACAATAGCTTTAACTTCTACATTAAATCTGCTCTTAAACTGCCACCATCATATAATGGTGGTATTATGGGAATGATTGGGATTCTTGGACTTTTTACCAACCTTACTATTAATATGTGGCTTGCAAACAAGTTTGATTTAAGAAAGGTATTCCCTATAATACTTTTTTCTAATAGTATCATGGGAGTATTTGTACTTTTATTCAGTTCAAAAGTATTCATTTTCTTTGTATTCAGTGTATTATTCTATATATTTAATGCAATCTATGTCCCTATACAGCAATCTTTATTTACAAAAGGTCAAAGCAGCAACTATGGACTTTTATCTGGATATTTTAATTCTGCTAAATCCTTTGGAATGATAACTGGTTCACTCTTCACAGGATTTATCTATGAAATAAATAAACTTCTGCCTTTTGCAGCAGTAACAATAGTTTTAACTTTAGCTGGTGCATCATATACCTACAACTATTTTCAATATAAAAAACTGGATAAAAAATCCTGA
- a CDS encoding DMT family transporter: protein MNDESRSSYFSKGAVVFTLAMIYCVLGGSAFPSIKLGYSLFNIKSGATAAIILFAGVRFALAGVATIVTGSIIHKSFLFPAKGNFSKIAFLGFIRTTIFYSLMYLGLAGTSGIKASVINGTNLVFAMLASCFIFRQEKFTIVKCIAGLLCFSAIVLLNLDGDFTFSFTFRGEGLLLLSAVVFGLSDCITKMFSTNENAVTLSGWQFLIGGSFLVLIGLALGGSLQIQSMGAFLILFYLVFVSSVTFVTWGILLKYNPISKIVGYKAMEPIFGTLLSAIVLSEYSSLGIQTIAALALVCIGITLLNCYNK from the coding sequence ATGAATGATGAGTCTAGATCATCATATTTTTCAAAAGGTGCAGTTGTATTTACTCTAGCAATGATATATTGCGTCTTGGGAGGGAGTGCCTTTCCAAGTATAAAACTTGGATACAGCCTTTTCAATATTAAGTCTGGTGCTACTGCTGCTATTATCCTTTTTGCTGGAGTACGTTTTGCATTAGCTGGTGTAGCTACCATAGTTACTGGTAGTATAATACACAAATCTTTTTTGTTTCCAGCTAAGGGAAATTTCTCTAAAATAGCATTTCTAGGCTTCATTCGTACCACTATTTTTTATTCATTGATGTACTTGGGACTTGCTGGTACAAGTGGAATTAAAGCTTCTGTCATTAATGGTACCAATCTTGTTTTTGCTATGCTGGCATCTTGCTTCATCTTTCGTCAGGAAAAGTTTACAATAGTAAAATGCATTGCTGGACTTTTATGTTTCTCTGCTATTGTACTTCTGAATTTAGATGGAGATTTTACTTTTTCATTTACTTTTAGAGGAGAGGGACTACTTCTTTTAAGTGCAGTGGTATTTGGACTTTCAGATTGCATAACTAAAATGTTTTCAACAAATGAAAATGCAGTTACACTGAGCGGCTGGCAGTTTTTAATAGGAGGTTCTTTCCTTGTCCTGATAGGGCTTGCACTGGGAGGATCGCTGCAGATTCAAAGTATGGGTGCTTTCCTTATACTTTTCTATCTGGTATTTGTTTCCTCTGTGACATTTGTAACTTGGGGAATACTTCTAAAATATAATCCTATATCAAAGATAGTTGGTTATAAAGCTATGGAGCCTATATTTGGAACTTTGCTTTCTGCTATAGTTCTTTCAGAGTACAGCAGTCTTGGAATACAAACTATTGCTGCTCTTGCTCTTGTATGTATAGGAATAACACTTTTAAACTGTTATAATAAATAA
- the purD gene encoding phosphoribosylamine--glycine ligase, which yields MKILVVGSGGREHAICWKVSQNENVEKIFCAPGNGGTATLPKGENINIKGIDELLTFAVKENIDLTIVGSEELLVDGIVDKFQEKGLKIFGPDKKAALLEGSKAYAKDFMKKYGVKTAAYEVFTCPKKAKEYIKTCEFPLVVKASGLAAGKGVLICQNLEEALKAVDEIMVDKVFSSAGEQIVVEEFLDGVEASILSVTDSKVILPFISAKDHKKIGEKETGLNTGGMGTIAPNPYVTKEVYDAFITGIMNPTLEGIKAEGMNFAGVIFFGLMINEKGVYLLEYNMRMGDPETQVVLPLLESDFVELLESGLEGKLDTADVKWSSKSACCVVLASGGYPEAYKKGYAITGIEKAENMVFVAGAKLENGELLTNGGRVLNVVAVGDNLEDARAKAYADAEKIEFTDKCYRKDIGVLYR from the coding sequence ATGAAAATATTAGTAGTTGGCAGCGGTGGAAGAGAACATGCAATCTGCTGGAAAGTAAGCCAGAATGAAAATGTAGAGAAAATTTTCTGTGCTCCTGGTAATGGAGGAACTGCAACACTTCCAAAGGGAGAAAATATAAATATAAAAGGGATAGATGAGCTTTTAACATTTGCTGTAAAAGAAAATATTGATCTTACTATTGTGGGAAGTGAAGAACTTCTTGTAGATGGTATAGTAGATAAATTTCAAGAAAAAGGATTAAAAATATTTGGACCAGATAAAAAAGCTGCTCTTTTGGAAGGATCAAAAGCGTATGCAAAAGACTTTATGAAAAAATATGGAGTAAAAACTGCTGCTTATGAAGTATTTACTTGTCCTAAAAAAGCAAAAGAATATATAAAAACTTGTGAATTTCCATTAGTTGTAAAAGCCAGTGGACTTGCAGCGGGAAAAGGGGTTCTTATCTGCCAGAATCTGGAAGAGGCTCTGAAAGCTGTAGATGAAATCATGGTAGATAAAGTATTCAGCAGTGCTGGAGAGCAGATAGTTGTTGAGGAATTCTTGGATGGTGTAGAAGCTTCTATACTATCAGTAACAGATTCTAAAGTTATACTTCCTTTTATCTCAGCTAAGGATCACAAAAAGATAGGAGAAAAGGAAACTGGATTGAATACTGGAGGGATGGGAACTATAGCTCCTAATCCTTATGTTACAAAAGAAGTATATGATGCTTTTATCACTGGAATTATGAATCCAACTTTAGAGGGAATCAAAGCTGAAGGAATGAATTTCGCAGGAGTTATTTTCTTTGGGCTTATGATAAATGAAAAAGGAGTATACCTTCTTGAATATAATATGAGAATGGGAGATCCTGAAACTCAAGTTGTATTACCTTTACTTGAATCAGATTTTGTAGAACTTCTTGAAAGTGGGCTGGAAGGTAAATTAGATACTGCTGATGTAAAATGGAGTAGTAAATCAGCTTGTTGTGTAGTTCTTGCTTCTGGAGGATATCCTGAAGCTTACAAGAAAGGATATGCAATAACTGGAATAGAAAAGGCAGAGAATATGGTATTTGTAGCTGGAGCTAAATTGGAAAATGGAGAGCTTCTGACTAATGGTGGAAGAGTATTGAATGTAGTAGCTGTGGGAGATAACTTGGAAGATGCAAGAGCGAAAGCTTATGCAGATGCTGAGAAGATAGAATTTACAGATAAATGCTACAGAAAAGATATTGGAGTACTATATAGATAA
- the purH gene encoding bifunctional phosphoribosylaminoimidazolecarboxamide formyltransferase/IMP cyclohydrolase, whose translation MMKRALISVFDKNGILEFANFLVNHGVEIISTGGTYKHLKENGVPVIEVAEVTGAPEMLDGRVKTLHPVIHGGILAIRDNAEHMATIKERGISTIDMVVVNLYPFFKKVNEDLTFEEKVEFIDIGGPTMLRSAAKSFHDVVVISDTADYETVMKEMEAGEVTFETKKRLAGKVFNLTSAYDAAISQFLLGDEMPKYLNASYEKLMDLRYGENPHQKAAYYVSTTDTGAMKDFDQLNGKELSFNNLRDMDVAWRTVCEFTEPACCGLKHSTPCGAAIGKNVYEAYTKAYECDPVSIFGGIVALNKEVDADTAREMVKIFLEIIIAPSFTDEALEVLRTKKNLRVIKCKHTPQDKINMVKVDGGILIQDEDLSFTTDYEAVTEKAPSAEEMENLIFGMKIVKHVKSNAIVVVKDMMAVGIGNGETNRIWPTRQAIERAGDKIEGAILASDAFFPFRDVVDECAKAGIKAIIQPGGSMRDQESIDACNEHGISMVFTGMRHFKH comes from the coding sequence TTGATGAAAAGAGCATTGATATCAGTTTTTGATAAGAATGGTATATTAGAATTTGCTAACTTTTTAGTTAATCATGGGGTAGAAATAATTTCAACTGGAGGAACATACAAGCATTTAAAAGAAAATGGAGTACCTGTAATAGAAGTTGCTGAAGTTACTGGAGCACCTGAAATGCTTGATGGAAGAGTAAAAACTCTTCACCCAGTTATTCATGGAGGAATACTTGCTATAAGAGATAATGCAGAACATATGGCGACTATCAAGGAAAGAGGAATATCAACTATTGATATGGTAGTTGTTAATCTTTATCCTTTCTTTAAAAAAGTAAATGAAGACCTTACTTTTGAAGAAAAAGTAGAATTTATAGATATTGGCGGACCTACTATGCTTAGATCTGCTGCTAAATCTTTCCATGATGTAGTAGTTATCAGCGATACTGCTGACTATGAAACAGTAATGAAAGAGATGGAAGCTGGAGAGGTTACATTTGAAACTAAAAAAAGACTGGCTGGAAAAGTATTCAATCTGACATCAGCTTATGATGCAGCTATATCTCAATTCCTATTAGGAGATGAGATGCCTAAATATCTAAATGCTTCATATGAAAAATTAATGGACCTTAGATATGGTGAAAACCCTCACCAAAAAGCAGCTTACTATGTATCTACTACTGATACTGGAGCTATGAAGGATTTTGACCAGTTAAATGGAAAAGAACTTTCATTTAACAATCTAAGAGATATGGATGTAGCTTGGAGAACTGTATGTGAATTTACAGAGCCTGCTTGCTGTGGACTAAAACACTCTACTCCTTGTGGGGCAGCTATAGGTAAAAATGTTTATGAAGCTTATACAAAAGCTTATGAATGCGATCCTGTATCTATATTTGGTGGAATAGTAGCTCTAAATAAAGAAGTAGATGCTGATACAGCTAGAGAAATGGTAAAAATATTCTTAGAAATTATTATAGCACCATCATTCACTGATGAAGCTTTAGAAGTACTTAGAACTAAGAAAAATCTTAGAGTTATAAAATGCAAACACACACCGCAAGATAAAATCAACATGGTAAAAGTAGATGGAGGAATTCTTATTCAAGATGAGGATTTAAGTTTCACAACTGATTATGAAGCAGTTACTGAAAAAGCTCCAAGTGCTGAGGAAATGGAAAATCTTATCTTTGGAATGAAGATAGTAAAACATGTAAAATCAAATGCTATAGTTGTAGTGAAAGATATGATGGCAGTAGGAATCGGAAATGGTGAAACTAACAGAATATGGCCAACTAGACAGGCAATAGAAAGAGCAGGAGATAAAATAGAAGGAGCTATCCTTGCGTCTGATGCTTTCTTCCCATTCAGAGATGTTGTTGATGAATGTGCAAAAGCTGGAATAAAAGCTATCATTCAGCCAGGAGGATCTATGAGAGATCAAGAATCTATTGATGCCTGCAATGAGCATGGAATATCAATGGTATTCACTGGTATGAGACACTTCAAACACTAA
- the purN gene encoding phosphoribosylglycinamide formyltransferase, translated as MFKIAVLVSGGGSNLQSIIEKSKSGELPCEVACVIGDRECYGVERAAEQGIVSCILDRKVFKKELCKEIDRVVSEKEVDLIVLAGFLSIIDEEFVEKWKGKIINIHPSLLPKFGGPGMYGIKVHEAVLAAGEKESGCTVHYVDNGVDSGEIIFQVKVSVMEGDTAEILQKRILVEEHKLLPKSISKIISER; from the coding sequence ATGTTTAAGATAGCAGTATTAGTATCAGGAGGAGGAAGCAATCTTCAATCTATAATAGAAAAGTCAAAAAGCGGAGAACTGCCATGTGAAGTAGCCTGCGTCATTGGAGACAGAGAGTGTTATGGAGTGGAGAGAGCAGCTGAACAAGGGATAGTAAGCTGTATTCTAGATAGAAAAGTCTTTAAAAAGGAATTGTGCAAAGAAATAGACAGAGTGGTTTCTGAAAAAGAAGTGGACTTAATTGTTCTTGCAGGATTCCTGTCTATAATAGATGAAGAATTTGTAGAAAAATGGAAGGGTAAGATAATTAACATCCACCCTTCTCTTCTTCCTAAATTTGGAGGACCTGGAATGTATGGAATAAAAGTACATGAGGCAGTTCTTGCAGCAGGAGAAAAAGAAAGCGGGTGCACAGTTCATTATGTAGATAATGGAGTGGACAGCGGAGAGATAATCTTTCAAGTAAAAGTTTCTGTAATGGAAGGGGATACTGCTGAAATTCTTCAAAAAAGAATATTAGTAGAAGAGCATAAACTTTTACCAAAATCTATTTCTAAAATAATATCAGAAAGATAA
- the purM gene encoding phosphoribosylformylglycinamidine cyclo-ligase: MAISYKEAGVDKEEGYKAVELMKKAVAKTQNSSVLNGLGSFGAMYELGKYENPVLVSGTDGVGTKLEVALTSKKYDTVGIDAVAMCVNDVLCHGAQPIFFLDYLACGKLDAEVAAELVSGVAEGCYQAGAALIGGETAEMPGFYKVGDYDIAGFCVGAVEKSKIVNGSTTSEGDILIAIPSSGVHSNGFSLVRKVITDYTKDFNGKPISETLLTPTKIYVKPVLAVLEKYNVKGMAHITGGGLPENLPRTISEGHQPVVFKEKLRVLDIFKYIQKEGEIPENEMFGTFNMGVGFVLVVDPKDKEGVIEELAKHGEEAFEIGYVQKGEKGLCLR, encoded by the coding sequence ATGGCAATTTCTTATAAAGAAGCTGGAGTAGATAAAGAAGAAGGTTACAAAGCAGTAGAGCTTATGAAAAAAGCAGTAGCTAAAACTCAAAACAGCAGTGTACTTAATGGACTTGGAAGTTTTGGAGCTATGTATGAATTAGGAAAATATGAAAATCCTGTATTAGTTTCTGGAACTGATGGAGTAGGAACAAAACTTGAAGTAGCATTGACATCAAAAAAATATGACACTGTAGGAATAGATGCTGTGGCTATGTGTGTGAATGATGTACTTTGTCATGGAGCACAGCCTATATTCTTTTTAGACTACTTAGCTTGTGGAAAATTAGATGCTGAAGTGGCTGCTGAACTTGTATCAGGAGTTGCAGAGGGATGTTATCAGGCAGGAGCCGCTCTTATAGGTGGAGAAACTGCTGAAATGCCTGGATTCTATAAAGTGGGAGATTATGATATTGCTGGGTTCTGTGTGGGAGCAGTGGAAAAATCTAAAATAGTAAATGGAAGTACAACTTCTGAAGGAGATATCCTTATAGCTATACCATCTTCTGGAGTACATAGCAATGGATTCTCTTTAGTAAGAAAAGTAATAACTGACTATACTAAAGATTTCAATGGAAAACCTATCAGTGAAACTCTTTTAACACCTACAAAAATATATGTTAAACCTGTATTAGCTGTATTAGAAAAATATAATGTAAAAGGTATGGCTCATATAACTGGTGGAGGACTTCCAGAAAATCTGCCTAGAACTATAAGTGAAGGACATCAGCCTGTAGTTTTCAAAGAAAAATTAAGAGTTCTTGATATATTTAAATATATTCAAAAAGAGGGAGAAATTCCTGAGAATGAAATGTTTGGTACATTCAACATGGGGGTAGGATTTGTTCTAGTAGTAGACCCTAAAGATAAAGAGGGAGTAATAGAAGAATTAGCAAAACATGGTGAAGAAGCTTTTGAAATAGGATATGTTCAAAAGGGAGAGAAAGGCCTATGTTTAAGATAG
- the purF gene encoding amidophosphoribosyltransferase encodes MNCTEMMLAKDKMEEECGVFGVYSKTQKEVSQLTYYALYALQHRGQESAGITVSNNGELITYKGMGLTADVFTQETLNNLQGNAAIGHVRYSTTGESKIENAQPLESRFKLGQIAVAHNGNLTNTKVIRELLEDGGATFTSTTDSEVIIKMVARKAMNGFEEAIRSTVGAIKGAYALVILADNKLIGVRDPYGIRPLCLGMNDEGDYFLASESCAIDSIGGHLIRDVEAGEMVIIDETGVKSIRYAENNKVAPCSFEHIYFARPDSIIDGINVYEARVKAGRLLAKQMKIEADIVIGVPDSGIPAAIGYAEESGIPYAMGLIKNKYIGRTFIKPTQALREQAVMVKLNPLRVQLEGKRVVIIDDSLVRGTTSKILIDLIRRAGAKEVHFRSASPAVKYSCFYGIDTAHREELIAARMTVDEIRKEINADTLDYLSMDNMIKSLNCKDYCVGCFSGEYPMCTPTEE; translated from the coding sequence ATGAACTGCACAGAAATGATGTTAGCAAAGGACAAAATGGAAGAGGAATGTGGAGTTTTTGGAGTATACAGCAAAACTCAAAAAGAAGTTTCACAATTAACTTACTATGCCCTATATGCTCTTCAACACAGGGGACAGGAAAGTGCAGGGATAACTGTTTCAAATAATGGAGAACTGATAACTTATAAAGGAATGGGGCTTACAGCTGATGTATTTACCCAAGAAACTTTGAACAACCTTCAAGGGAACGCAGCAATAGGACATGTAAGATATTCTACTACTGGTGAAAGCAAAATAGAAAATGCGCAGCCTTTAGAAAGCAGATTTAAACTGGGACAGATAGCAGTTGCTCACAATGGAAATCTGACTAATACTAAAGTAATAAGAGAATTGCTGGAAGATGGAGGAGCTACATTTACTTCAACTACTGACTCAGAAGTAATAATAAAAATGGTAGCCAGAAAAGCTATGAATGGGTTTGAAGAAGCTATCAGAAGTACAGTTGGAGCTATAAAAGGAGCTTATGCTCTGGTAATATTAGCAGACAACAAACTTATAGGAGTAAGAGATCCATATGGAATCAGACCTTTATGTCTTGGAATGAATGATGAGGGAGATTATTTCCTTGCTTCTGAATCATGTGCTATAGATTCTATAGGTGGGCATTTGATAAGAGATGTAGAAGCTGGAGAAATGGTAATCATAGATGAAACAGGAGTTAAATCAATCAGATATGCTGAAAATAATAAAGTAGCACCTTGTTCATTTGAGCATATTTACTTTGCAAGACCTGATAGTATTATAGATGGAATAAATGTATATGAAGCAAGAGTAAAAGCTGGAAGACTTCTGGCTAAACAGATGAAAATTGAAGCTGATATCGTTATTGGAGTACCAGATTCTGGAATACCAGCAGCTATTGGATATGCTGAAGAAAGTGGGATACCATATGCTATGGGGCTTATCAAAAATAAATATATTGGAAGAACATTTATCAAACCAACTCAAGCTTTAAGAGAACAGGCTGTAATGGTAAAACTTAATCCTTTAAGAGTACAGCTTGAAGGAAAAAGAGTAGTAATCATTGATGACTCTCTAGTAAGAGGAACAACAAGTAAAATACTTATTGACTTAATAAGAAGAGCAGGAGCTAAGGAAGTTCACTTCAGATCGGCTTCTCCAGCAGTTAAATACTCTTGTTTCTATGGAATAGATACTGCACACAGAGAAGAACTTATAGCTGCTAGAATGACAGTTGATGAGATAAGAAAAGAGATAAATGCAGATACATTGGATTACTTATCAATGGATAATATGATAAAATCATTAAATTGTAAAGATTATTGTGTGGGATGTTTCAGTGGGGAATATCCTATGTGTACACCAACAGAAGAGTAA
- the purC gene encoding phosphoribosylaminoimidazolesuccinocarboxamide synthase produces MSAQKKEFIYEGKAKQVYSTDDENLVIIHYKDDATAGNGAKKGTIENKGIMNNKITAMLFEMLEKNGIKTHLVEVLNDRDQLCQKVKIFPLEVIVRNVIAGSMAKRVGVEEGTKPVNTIFEICYKNDAYGDPLINDHHAVALGLATYEELAEIYRITGQINDLLKNSFDKIGITLVDFKIEFGKNSKGEILLADEITPDTCRLWDKETGMKLDKDRFRRDLGGIEEAYIEVLKRLGAE; encoded by the coding sequence ATGTCTGCACAAAAAAAAGAGTTTATTTATGAAGGAAAAGCTAAACAAGTATATTCAACTGATGATGAGAACCTAGTTATTATTCATTACAAAGATGATGCAACAGCAGGTAATGGAGCAAAAAAAGGAACTATCGAAAATAAAGGGATAATGAACAATAAAATAACTGCTATGTTATTTGAAATGCTTGAAAAAAATGGTATCAAAACTCACTTAGTAGAAGTACTTAATGACAGAGATCAACTTTGCCAAAAAGTAAAAATATTTCCTTTAGAAGTAATAGTAAGAAATGTTATAGCTGGATCAATGGCTAAAAGAGTAGGGGTAGAAGAGGGAACTAAACCTGTAAATACCATATTTGAAATTTGCTATAAAAATGATGCTTATGGAGACCCATTAATAAATGATCACCATGCAGTTGCATTAGGACTTGCTACTTATGAAGAGTTAGCTGAAATCTATAGAATAACTGGGCAAATCAATGACTTATTAAAAAATTCTTTTGATAAAATTGGAATTACTTTAGTTGACTTCAAAATAGAATTTGGTAAAAACAGCAAAGGAGAAATCCTTCTTGCAGATGAAATCACTCCAGATACTTGCAGATTATGGGATAAAGAAACTGGTATGAAATTAGATAAAGATAGATTCAGAAGAGATTTAGGTGGAATCGAAGAAGCATATATTGAAGTCTTAAAAAGATTGGGGGCTGAATAA
- the purE gene encoding 5-(carboxyamino)imidazole ribonucleotide mutase encodes MKVAIIFGSKSDTDKMKGAANCLKEFGIEYSAHVLSAHRVPEKLEETLEKLEKDGYEVIIAGAGLAAHLPGVIASKTVLPVIGVPIEAAFNGMDALLSIVQMPKSIPVATVGVNNSYNAGMLAVQMLSLKCPELKEKLVKFRKDMKAKFIADNETGVEL; translated from the coding sequence ATGAAAGTTGCCATAATATTTGGTAGTAAATCAGATACAGATAAAATGAAGGGAGCAGCTAACTGCCTAAAAGAATTTGGAATTGAGTATTCTGCTCATGTTCTTTCTGCTCACAGAGTACCAGAAAAACTAGAAGAAACATTGGAAAAATTAGAAAAAGATGGATATGAAGTAATAATAGCAGGAGCTGGGCTAGCTGCCCACCTTCCTGGGGTTATAGCATCTAAAACTGTGCTTCCTGTAATAGGAGTACCTATTGAAGCAGCTTTTAATGGAATGGATGCACTTCTTTCAATAGTACAGATGCCTAAATCTATTCCAGTAGCAACAGTTGGAGTTAATAACTCATATAATGCTGGAATGCTTGCAGTGCAAATGCTTTCTTTAAAATGTCCTGAATTAAAAGAGAAACTTGTAAAATTCAGAAAAGATATGAAAGCAAAATTTATAGCTGATAATGAAACTGGAGTAGAGCTATAA